The Arachis hypogaea cultivar Tifrunner chromosome 14, arahy.Tifrunner.gnm2.J5K5, whole genome shotgun sequence genome has a segment encoding these proteins:
- the LOC112742464 gene encoding uncharacterized protein: MAVADNTRMKGMEADIKRLFQMIETVSEENRTERARASEAADLKLNAIQSSLAQLLNERPHDRSPSGDSRHGSNSGYDPFTRNGPHLRRVNFDLPKFNGSDALGWIFSLDQYFEFFRVPEEEQLAIAAIHMTGMVIPWYQMSQRSAPFRSWAQLKREIELEFGPSLFESPQELLFKLQQQGSVGDYYAEFVALANRTNLEPHEALRDCFVSGLRLDIRREVKAQCPPSLMRAVTLARLYEDKFATVPRTTYGPNNFSAQQASQNPSTPQRPTSRNSLPPLLPTPNQRPSTSNSKNFVKRLSPAKIQIRREKGLCFWCDEKFSASHKCANKHLMLLQLAGEDDPALDDLGELVQSESAILEQLEQDVVAHHLSYNAMHGTKGPSTIRLKAMLNGLEVQVLIDGGSSDSFIQPRIAKFLNLPVEPCLGFKVVVGDFDVLTVEGCISKIDIHVQGCKITIPKVYVLHVAGGDMVIGTTWLETLKTHIVDYDSSFLRFLHQGKFVTIRGDKTLAPAQAQFHHIRRLAQTDSIAEAFTLQVHKADNKSINSLELPENMDPALMLLLHKYATVFDQPVGLPPQRAQDHSIPLIQGAEPVKVRPYRVPHSQKEQIEVMVQQMLHEGIIQPSNSPFSSPILLVKKKDGTWRFCTDYRALNKITVKDSFPIPTVEELLDELFGATFFSKLDLRSG; the protein is encoded by the coding sequence ATGGCGGTGGCTGATAACACTCGAATGAAAGGGATGGAAGCAGATATTAAGCGATTGTTCCAGATGATTGAGACGGTCTCCGAGGAGAACAGAACGGAGCGAGCTCGAGCTTCCGAGGCAGCAGATCTCAAGCTAAATGCGATCCAGTCCTCTCTTGCTCAGCTTCTCAACGAGCGTCCTCACGATCGCTCCCCTTCCGGTGATTCCCGGCATGGTTCGAACTCAGGCTACGATCCTTTCACACGCAATGGTCCTCATCTTCGAAGGGTGAACTTTGATCTGCCTAAGTTTAATGGTTCCGACGCCCTTGGTTGGATTTTTTCTCTCGATCAGTATTTTGAGTTCTTTCGGGTCCCAGAGGAGGAACAACTTGCAATTGCTGCAATTCATATGACAGGTATGGTCATTCCGTGGTACCAAATGTCGCAACGCTCTGCTCCTTTTCGATCATGGGCACAGTTGAAACGCGAGATTGAACTTGAGTTTGGCCCTTCGTTGTTTGAATCCCCACAAGAATTGTTGTTTAAGTTACAACAACAAGGGTCGGTGGGAGATTATTATGCAGAATTTGTTGCCTTAGCCAATCGCACCAATCTTGAACCGCATGAGGCCTTGCGAGATTGCTTCGTGAGTGGTCTTCGGCTTGATATTCGCCGAGAGGTGAAGGCACAATGCCCTCCATCGCTAATGCGGGCCGTCACACTCGCTCGGCTCTATGAAGACAAATTTGCCACCGTCCCTCGCACTACCTACGGCCCCAACAATTTCAGTGCTCAGCAAGCTTCCCAAAACCCCAGCACTCCACAGCGGCCCACTAGCCGCAATAGCCTTCCTCCACTCTTACCCACACCTAACCAGCGACCTTCCACCAGCAATTCCAAGAACTTTGTCAAGCGACTTTCCCCTGCCAAAATTCAGATTCGTCGAGAAAAGGGCCTTTGCTTTTGGTGCGATGAAAAATTTTCGGCATCGCATAAATGTGCTAACAAACACTTGATGTTGCTACAATTGGCGGGAGAAGATGACCCTGCATTAGACGACCTTGGAGAGCTTGTGCAATCTGAGAGTGCCATTTTAGAGCAATTAGAGCAGGACGTCGTAGCACATCATCTTTCATACAATGCCATGCATGGCACTAAAGGACCTTCCACCATTCGACTCAAAGCTATGCTAAACGGGTTGGAGGTGCAAGTTCTTATCGATGGGGGTAGTTCAGACAGCTTCATTCAACCAAGGATTGCAAAGTTTTTAAACCTGCCAGTTGAACCTTGCCTTGGGTTCAAGGTTGTTGTAGGGGACTTCGATGTTCTCACAGTGGAGGGATGCATTTCCAAGATCGATATTCATGTACAAGGCTGCAAAATAACAATTCCTAAGGTGTATGTCCTTCATGTAGCAGGTGGTGATATGGTAATTGGCACTACTTGGCTCGAAACCCTCAAGACCCACATTGTTGATTATGACAGTTCTTTTCTGCGCTTTCTGCATCAAGGTAAATTTGTCACTATTCGTGGTGACAAGACCTTAGCTCCAGCACAAGCACAATTTCACCATATTAGAAGACTTGCTCAGACTGATTCTATAGCCGAAGCCTTCACTCTTCAAGTCCACAAAGCCGACAACAAGTCTATCAACTCTTTAGAGCTGCCTGAGAACATGGACCCTGCCCTGATGTTATTGCTTCATAAATATGCGACGGTGTTTGATCAACCAGTTGGCCTACCTCCGCAGCGAGCTCAAGATCACAGCATTCCTCTCATCCAAGGAGCGGAACCTGTGAAAGTTAGGCCGTATAGAGTCCCGCATAGCCAGAAAGAACAGATTGAAGTCATGGTCCAGCAGATGCTTCATGAAGGTATTATCCAACCTAGTAATAGCCCATTTTCCTCCCCTATTCTGTTAGTTAAGAAGAAAGATGGGACTTGGCGTTTTTGCACCGATTATAGAGCCTTGAACAAAATTACAGTAAAGGATAGTTTTCCGATCCCGACAGTTGAGGAACTACTCGATGAACTATTTGGTGcaacttttttttcgaaattggaCCTTCGATCCGGTTAA
- the LOC140178553 gene encoding uncharacterized mitochondrial protein AtMg00860-like — translation MPFGLTNAPATFQSLMNDVFRPYLRKFVLVFFDDILVYSPSWQHHLNHLEIVLKLLQQETLYAKFTKCLFGVSEVDYLGHTISSNGVHMDKAKVQAVLDWKQPKNLKQLRGFLGLTGYYRRFIKGYAAIASPLTDLLKKDSFNWNDKAELAFNQLKSAITSQPVLALPNFALPFEVETDASGNGIGAVLT, via the coding sequence atgcctttcggcttGACTAATGCGCCGGCCACCTTCCAAAGCTTGATGAATGATGTATTTCGACCATATTTAAGGAAGTTTGTCTTAGTCTTCTTTGATGATATTCTAGTATATAgtccttcttggcagcatcactTGAATCATTTGGAGATTGTCCTGAAGCTACTGCAACAAGAGACCCTGTATGCTAAGTTCACTAAGTGCCTTTTTGGTGTATCTGAGGTGGATTATTTGGGTCATACAATCTCATCTAATGGTGTCCACATGGATAAAGCAAAGGTTCAGGCTGTgctggattggaagcaaccaaaaAACCTCAAGCAGCTTAGGGGTTTTTTGGGTTTAACAGGATACTATAGGCGGTTTATTAAAGGGTATGCAGCCATAGCTTCCCCGCTCACGGATTTACTAAAAAAAGATTCCTTCAATTGGAACGACAAAGCTGAATTGGCTTTCAACCAACTCAAGTCTGCAATCACATCCCAACCTGTACTTGCCTTGCCTAACTTTGCACTACCCTTTGAAGTGGAAACGGATGCCTCGGGCAATGGTATAGGAGCAGTTTTAACATAA
- the LOC112742463 gene encoding uncharacterized protein produces the protein MANAAIDTKFSEEEPPESLFMKELKRRGMTPTSLLEDYKQGNSGVDEEVVVNEQDRGLPRRNVVSTDVERSLENQREQSMALNSEGLEIDSLLTFIRIGFDDLVCTVLQYFGSTFVHDTSKMSLSPPQYVDPYALLEDERISQIALQLK, from the exons ATGGCTAATGCTGCTATTGATACTAAATTTTCAGAAGAAGAACCTCCAGAATCGTTGTTTATGAAGGAATTGAAGAGGAGGGGCATGACTCCTACATCATTGCTTGAGGATTACAAGCAGGGCAACTCTGGAGTTGACGAAGAGGTGGTTGTAAATGAACAAGATAGAGGTCTCCCGAGGAGAAATGTTGTCTCAACCGATGTAGAGAGGAGTCTGGAAAATCAGAGGGAGCAATCCATGGCGTTGAACAGTGAAGGTCTTGAGATTGATTCATTGTTAACATTTATC AGAAtaggatttgatgatttggtgtGTACTGTGTTGCAGTATTTTGGATCAACTTTTGTCCATGATACAAGCAAGATGTCACTATCACCTCCCCAGTATGTGGATCCTTATGCACTCTTAGAAGATGAAAGGATATCTCAAATAGCACTTCAGCTAAAATAA